A region of Salvelinus namaycush isolate Seneca chromosome 9, SaNama_1.0, whole genome shotgun sequence DNA encodes the following proteins:
- the mob3c gene encoding MOB kinase activator 3C, protein MALCLGQVFSKDKTFRPRKRFEPGTQRFELYKKAQASLKSGLDLRKVVQLPEGENINDWIAVHVVDFFNRINLIYGTVSEFCTERTCPIMSGGLRYEYRWQDGDDYKKPTKLPALKYMNLLMDWIETNINNEDIFPTRVGVPFPKNFQQVCKKILSRLFRVFVHVYIHHFDSICSMGAEAHINTCYKHYYYFISEFSLIEHSELEPLRAMTEKICN, encoded by the exons ATGGCGCTCTGTCTCGGACAAGTCTTCAGCAAAGACAAAACGTTCAGGCCTCGGAAGCGCTTCGAGCCTGGGACCCAGCGCTTTGAACTATACAAGAAGGCCCAGGCCTCTCTGAAGTCCGGCCTGGACCTGAGGAAAGTGGTCCAGCTTCCTGAAGGAGAGAACATCAATGACTGGATCGCCGTGCATGTGGTGGACTTCTTCAACCGCATCAACCTAATCTACGGCACGGTCAGCGAGTTCTGCACCGAGCGCACCTGCCCCATCATGTCTGGGGGCCTGCGCTATGAGTACCGGTGGCAGGACGGAGACGACTACAAGAAGCCCACCAAGCTGCCTGCCTTGAAGTACATGAACCTGCTGATGGACTGGATTGAGACCAACATCAACAATGAGGACATCTTCCCCACAAGAGTAG GTGTTCCTTTCCCTAAGAACTTCCAGCAGGTGTGTAAGAAGATTCTGAGCCGTCTTTTCCGGGTCTTTGTGCATGTCTACATCCACCACTTTGACAGCATCTGCAGCATGGGCGCCGAGGCTCACATCAATACCTGTTACAAACACTACTACTACTTCATCTCTGAGTTCAGCCTCATCGAGCACTCAGAACTGGAGCCCCTG AGGGCAATGACAGAGAAGATCTGTAACTAA